In Limibacter armeniacum, a single window of DNA contains:
- a CDS encoding porin family protein: MFRQSIFFLLLQVSFFLPYHTSYAQENYLPGKIFTLEKDTLDGFVDYRNWEANPKKITFKSLDDKTQTFTVLEINGFTVHDELYLSAIVESDPSGQSIRKGLDADQKVVTESDTVFLQTIVEGHKSLYHNRNDDGKSEYYIGKGDTFELLEFKQYLKYKEENGIRRVYIGENNKFRGQLILYMHDCPDIDKKIANINYSIRDLKKVFDFYYSKAGKVKSFDKTQDKAKLNTGILLGATNSKLTIKGVDFPYLASQDYAASLSPTFGVYFDVVLPRNQGKWSIYNELIMNSFKVQGEYSEVESPDKMHKYSTKLGATYLKMNNLVRFTYPIKKAYFFINIGVSNGFAVQVENSMSVYSKFYNTEDTETEKAVEDFRKYEQGLLAGIGVKYQKFSIDLRFENGNGFSEYKLLETKLNRYQLLLGYRL; the protein is encoded by the coding sequence ATGTTTAGACAATCAATATTTTTTTTACTACTACAAGTGTCATTTTTTTTACCTTACCATACTTCTTATGCACAAGAGAACTATTTACCAGGGAAAATATTTACGTTAGAAAAAGACACATTAGATGGTTTTGTAGATTATCGAAATTGGGAAGCTAACCCAAAAAAAATCACATTCAAATCTCTAGATGACAAAACTCAAACATTTACAGTTCTAGAAATCAATGGATTTACGGTACATGATGAGCTATACTTAAGCGCAATTGTAGAGTCTGACCCAAGTGGGCAAAGTATTAGAAAAGGATTGGATGCAGACCAAAAAGTAGTTACTGAGAGTGATACTGTCTTTCTTCAAACAATCGTTGAAGGACATAAAAGCCTATATCATAACCGAAATGATGATGGTAAAAGTGAATACTATATTGGAAAGGGTGATACATTCGAATTGCTAGAGTTTAAGCAATATTTAAAGTACAAAGAAGAAAATGGCATTAGACGAGTGTATATAGGTGAGAATAATAAATTCAGAGGTCAGCTAATACTATATATGCATGATTGTCCAGATATTGATAAAAAAATAGCCAACATTAATTATTCTATAAGAGACCTTAAAAAAGTTTTTGATTTCTATTATTCGAAAGCCGGTAAAGTAAAATCATTTGATAAAACTCAAGATAAAGCAAAACTTAATACAGGTATTTTATTGGGTGCTACAAATTCAAAACTAACTATCAAAGGTGTTGATTTTCCTTATTTAGCTTCACAAGACTATGCAGCTTCACTTAGCCCTACTTTTGGTGTTTATTTTGATGTTGTCTTACCCCGCAATCAAGGGAAATGGTCTATTTATAATGAATTGATAATGAATTCATTTAAGGTTCAAGGAGAATATAGTGAAGTAGAAAGTCCTGATAAAATGCATAAATACTCTACTAAACTTGGTGCTACATATCTAAAAATGAATAATTTAGTTAGGTTTACTTACCCAATCAAAAAAGCATATTTTTTCATCAATATTGGAGTATCAAATGGGTTTGCAGTACAAGTTGAAAATTCCATGTCAGTATATTCCAAGTTTTATAATACGGAAGACACAGAAACTGAGAAAGCTGTTGAAGATTTCAGAAAATATGAACAAGGCTTATTAGCAGGGATTGGGGTAAAATACCAAAAATTCTCGATCGATTTGCGTTTTGAAAATGGAAATGGTTTCTCAGAATATAAGTTACTAGAAACCAAGCTTAATAGATATCAATTACTTCTAGGTTACAGGTTATAA
- a CDS encoding VWA domain-containing protein: MEATWSDRLDQFKLFGSIGEVQEREWLAHYLQNIAKGETVTVDENKLSESTLYYKGIVDDIFHTPGLQDLISKHTMFREQVVMDVVDFLEQASGNAPQKKKRRFNFSFSFPFGKKKQKKDGSKSNSKSKKKGKMDQMSQALSDLLNMDNSKQRKKVKKLGKKLKEKADNFEKVMKLLMPFKEGASEKWGDFEGKWQHTGLAVLDQYQDLLKNDRQVQQLADLLGRYRDVEKDTANDIMTSVSIKPFRKTLSRGKSQLVGVQQNDDLAHLLPSEVALLANDDTKMIFYKKYAEKKLQTFELKGVVPDKQNKEGKNTKEGSRPKPKGPIIICVDTSASMTGKPEQIAKILCFALLKKAMEDKRKCYLISFSKDIQTIELTNLTTNLEHLLEFLAMSFRGGTDACPALQKGIEQIKEKEYEKADLILITDGRIPQPDDMTKHQIRMAQDHGKNRFFHLMISNEAQHGQIVQFDANWYYNPAKKDGLKEIVRHLKEMKD; this comes from the coding sequence ATGGAGGCAACTTGGTCTGATAGGCTCGATCAGTTCAAACTATTTGGCAGTATAGGAGAGGTACAGGAAAGAGAATGGCTTGCGCATTACCTACAAAATATTGCCAAAGGTGAAACTGTCACAGTTGATGAAAACAAACTGTCTGAGTCTACCTTATATTATAAAGGTATTGTGGATGATATTTTCCATACTCCCGGCTTACAGGACTTGATCAGCAAACACACCATGTTCAGGGAACAGGTTGTGATGGATGTAGTTGACTTTTTGGAGCAGGCATCTGGAAATGCACCACAGAAAAAGAAGCGGAGATTCAACTTTTCTTTTTCATTTCCATTTGGAAAGAAAAAGCAGAAAAAGGATGGAAGTAAAAGTAACTCTAAGTCCAAGAAAAAAGGGAAGATGGATCAGATGTCTCAGGCACTTTCTGACTTGTTGAATATGGATAACTCCAAGCAGCGAAAGAAAGTTAAGAAGCTTGGGAAAAAGCTGAAAGAAAAGGCTGATAACTTTGAAAAGGTGATGAAGCTGCTGATGCCATTCAAGGAAGGAGCTTCTGAAAAATGGGGAGATTTTGAAGGTAAATGGCAGCATACTGGTTTGGCCGTGTTAGATCAGTATCAGGATTTACTTAAGAATGATCGACAGGTACAGCAACTTGCAGATTTACTTGGAAGGTATAGGGATGTTGAAAAAGATACTGCCAATGACATTATGACCTCAGTCTCAATCAAGCCATTCCGTAAAACATTGAGCAGGGGTAAAAGTCAGTTGGTAGGAGTCCAACAGAACGATGATCTCGCACACCTTCTTCCTTCTGAAGTAGCATTGCTGGCAAATGACGACACCAAAATGATATTCTATAAAAAGTATGCGGAGAAAAAACTGCAAACTTTTGAATTGAAAGGGGTTGTTCCTGATAAGCAGAATAAGGAAGGTAAAAACACCAAAGAAGGAAGTAGACCAAAGCCAAAAGGGCCTATTATAATCTGTGTAGATACCAGTGCTTCTATGACGGGTAAGCCCGAGCAGATTGCTAAGATACTTTGCTTTGCCTTGCTGAAAAAAGCCATGGAAGACAAGCGTAAGTGTTACCTGATTAGCTTTTCAAAAGATATTCAAACGATTGAGTTGACAAACCTCACCACCAACCTTGAACACTTGCTGGAATTTTTGGCTATGTCATTCAGGGGAGGAACGGATGCTTGTCCTGCTCTTCAAAAAGGGATTGAGCAAATCAAGGAGAAAGAATATGAAAAAGCTGATTTGATTCTGATTACTGATGGTCGAATACCACAACCTGATGATATGACCAAGCACCAGATCAGAATGGCACAAGATCATGGGAAAAACAGGTTCTTCCACCTGATGATTTCCAATGAGGCCCAACATGGTCAGATCGTACAGTTTGATGCAAACTGGTATTACAATCCAGCCAAGAAGGATGGTCTAAAAGAAATTGTCCGACATTTAAAGGAAATGAAAGACTAA
- a CDS encoding AAA family ATPase: MTNTNLLEAMTVRERTKKILETISQGLFEREETVAMAFLAAIAGESIFMLGPPGVGKSMLARRLKHAFKEGRSFEYLMSRFSTPDEIFGPISISRLSKEDKYERNTESYLPGATVVFLDEIWKAGPAIQNALLTVINEKLYRNGEQEVKVKLQALISASNELPERGEGLEALWDRFLIRCFVDRILDEDSFYKMITATEIKEEIELEEHLRLSEHEISLLTKQINHINVPDEVLKVITVIRKFIARHNQQLESNSEEEVYVSDRRWRKIIRLLRASALLNGRDKVNLEDCLLISHCIWNTPAQIDLTKDWINQAVYEYGWQSKYNLKTVDLQIESLQKEIDEQTREEKDMYVNSPQLVEGKYYQIENFKSWYDKILEEDFELLSGIATDCKLYTNTGRCEVYQLGKISSTEVEIRVGDGYQRYKLKTVRERKKGLVPKKADTHVLEHLNDHANKILTYLNKVAGELEEIRKQLMDGTETHLFINKVRREEMENYLNQILKKVFDEKMQVQKMKEAYGGNLV, translated from the coding sequence ATGACAAATACAAATCTGTTGGAAGCAATGACCGTCCGAGAAAGAACCAAGAAAATTCTGGAAACAATCAGTCAAGGACTATTTGAAAGAGAGGAAACAGTAGCAATGGCCTTCTTGGCTGCAATTGCAGGAGAAAGTATCTTTATGCTGGGCCCTCCTGGTGTTGGTAAAAGTATGCTTGCCCGAAGACTGAAGCACGCCTTTAAGGAAGGACGATCTTTTGAATATTTGATGAGCAGGTTTAGTACGCCTGACGAGATATTCGGCCCGATCTCCATCTCAAGGTTAAGTAAAGAAGATAAGTACGAGCGAAATACTGAAAGTTACCTACCTGGGGCTACTGTCGTATTTTTGGATGAAATCTGGAAAGCAGGTCCAGCCATTCAGAATGCTCTACTGACAGTAATCAATGAAAAGCTGTATAGGAATGGAGAACAGGAAGTTAAAGTCAAACTTCAGGCTTTGATTTCTGCTTCCAATGAGTTGCCAGAAAGAGGGGAAGGACTTGAAGCGCTTTGGGACCGTTTTCTGATTCGCTGCTTTGTTGATCGTATCTTGGATGAAGACAGCTTCTATAAGATGATCACCGCCACAGAGATCAAGGAAGAAATAGAGTTAGAAGAACACCTTCGCTTGTCGGAACACGAGATCTCATTGTTGACCAAACAAATCAACCATATCAATGTTCCTGATGAAGTTCTGAAAGTGATTACGGTAATCCGAAAATTCATTGCTCGTCACAATCAGCAACTCGAAAGCAACAGTGAGGAAGAAGTCTATGTTTCTGACCGTAGATGGCGCAAAATCATCCGTTTGCTCAGGGCTTCAGCCTTGTTGAATGGAAGAGATAAAGTTAACCTTGAAGATTGTCTACTGATCTCACATTGTATTTGGAATACGCCTGCACAAATTGACCTGACTAAAGATTGGATCAATCAGGCTGTTTATGAATATGGATGGCAGAGTAAGTATAACCTGAAAACAGTTGATTTGCAGATTGAGTCTTTGCAGAAAGAAATAGACGAGCAAACAAGAGAGGAAAAAGACATGTACGTCAACAGTCCTCAGCTGGTTGAAGGGAAATATTACCAGATTGAAAATTTCAAAAGCTGGTATGACAAGATTCTTGAAGAGGATTTTGAATTGCTTTCAGGTATCGCCACAGACTGTAAACTTTATACCAATACGGGTAGATGTGAAGTTTATCAGCTTGGAAAAATATCCTCCACTGAGGTGGAAATAAGAGTTGGGGACGGTTACCAACGCTACAAACTGAAAACAGTTAGAGAGCGTAAAAAGGGATTGGTACCTAAAAAGGCTGATACACATGTATTGGAACACCTGAATGACCACGCCAATAAGATCCTTACCTATTTGAACAAGGTAGCTGGTGAATTGGAAGAAATCAGAAAACAACTGATGGATGGCACCGAAACCCACCTTTTTATCAATAAAGTAAGAAGGGAAGAAATGGAAAACTACTTGAATCAAATACTTAAAAAAGTGTTTGATGAAAAGATGCAGGTTCAGAAAATGAAAGAAGCGTATGGAGGCAACTTGGTCTGA
- the ggt gene encoding gamma-glutamyltransferase: protein MNKFLSLLLGITLLPLLGNAQDRITGKGFATRSAVIAQNGMACTSQPLATQVALDILKKGGNAIDAAIAANATLGLMEPTGNGIGGDLFAIIWDAKTQQLYGLNASGRSPKELTLSYFKEKGMDKIPALGPLPVSVPGCVDGWFEMHNKFGKLKMKEVLSPAINYAREGFPVTELIAFYLQGSSRYLNKYPNFKETYMPNGKALEEGDIFTNPDLANTLEQIAKGGRDAFYKGDIAHTIADFIKLQGGFLSYEDLANHKSEWVTPVSVNYRGYDVWELPPNGQGIAALQMLNILEQYDLKSMGFGSAEYIHTLTEAKKVAYEDRAKYYADPAFNELPVEKLISKAYATERKSLINPDRASRRLEAGKLKDGDTIYMTVADKEGNMVSLIQSNYRGMGSGMVPTGLGFMLQDRGELFTFEEVHFNVYEPNKRPFHTIIPAFVTKNGKPFMSFGVMGGDMQPQGHVQILVNMIDFGMGLQEAGDAPRIRHTGSSEPTGEVMVDGGELHLESGIGYDTIRALMRKGHKVTFKVGGYGGYQAIMYDAEKGVYHGASESRKDGQAAGY, encoded by the coding sequence ATGAACAAATTTCTCTCACTTTTATTGGGTATCACCCTACTCCCACTTTTGGGAAATGCACAAGACAGGATTACAGGAAAAGGCTTTGCTACTCGGTCAGCTGTAATTGCACAAAATGGAATGGCTTGTACAAGTCAGCCACTAGCCACTCAGGTTGCTTTAGATATTTTAAAGAAAGGAGGCAATGCGATTGACGCTGCTATTGCTGCCAATGCGACATTGGGACTTATGGAGCCAACAGGTAATGGTATTGGAGGGGATTTGTTTGCCATTATTTGGGATGCAAAAACTCAGCAATTATATGGACTGAATGCAAGTGGTAGATCTCCTAAGGAGCTCACATTAAGTTACTTTAAAGAGAAAGGAATGGACAAGATACCTGCTTTGGGCCCCCTTCCCGTTTCTGTGCCAGGTTGTGTTGATGGATGGTTTGAGATGCATAACAAGTTTGGCAAACTCAAGATGAAAGAGGTATTAAGCCCTGCGATTAACTATGCCAGAGAGGGATTCCCCGTTACAGAGCTTATTGCATTTTACTTGCAAGGCAGCAGTCGTTACCTTAATAAGTATCCAAACTTCAAGGAGACCTATATGCCCAATGGAAAAGCACTGGAGGAAGGAGATATTTTCACCAATCCCGATTTAGCGAATACATTGGAGCAGATTGCCAAAGGAGGACGTGATGCATTTTACAAGGGAGATATTGCACACACGATTGCAGACTTTATCAAGTTACAAGGAGGTTTTCTTTCTTATGAAGATTTAGCCAACCATAAATCGGAATGGGTAACACCAGTATCTGTAAACTACAGGGGATATGATGTTTGGGAATTACCGCCTAATGGCCAAGGAATTGCAGCACTACAAATGCTGAATATCTTAGAACAGTATGATCTTAAAAGTATGGGATTTGGTTCAGCTGAGTATATCCATACATTGACTGAAGCGAAGAAGGTCGCTTATGAGGACAGAGCTAAGTATTATGCAGACCCTGCATTCAATGAATTGCCTGTTGAAAAGCTGATTTCAAAAGCTTATGCAACAGAAAGAAAATCATTGATTAACCCAGACAGGGCTTCACGAAGACTCGAAGCGGGTAAACTGAAAGATGGTGATACCATTTATATGACAGTGGCAGATAAGGAGGGTAATATGGTATCTTTGATTCAAAGCAATTACCGAGGAATGGGATCAGGAATGGTGCCAACAGGATTAGGTTTTATGCTGCAAGACCGAGGTGAATTGTTCACTTTTGAAGAAGTTCATTTTAATGTCTATGAACCTAACAAGCGTCCATTCCATACGATTATTCCTGCATTTGTTACTAAAAATGGAAAACCATTTATGAGTTTTGGAGTGATGGGTGGAGACATGCAGCCGCAAGGACATGTACAGATACTGGTCAATATGATTGATTTTGGAATGGGCTTGCAAGAGGCTGGCGATGCACCACGTATCAGGCATACCGGTTCGTCAGAGCCTACAGGTGAAGTAATGGTTGATGGTGGTGAACTTCATTTGGAAAGCGGTATTGGCTATGATACTATTAGAGCTTTGATGAGAAAAGGACACAAAGTCACTTTCAAGGTAGGTGGTTATGGCGGTTATCAGGCCATTATGTATGATGCTGAAAAAGGCGTTTATCATGGCGCTTCAGAATCTAGAAAAGATGGGCAGGCTGCTGGATATTGA
- the alr gene encoding alanine racemase: protein MTFSASEYRDTENSATSMHSSKIYLNKQALERNISFLKKIIKKGVNISSVIKGNAYGHGIKHFVPMAMEAGINHFSVFSAEEAQQALNAAISPVTVMIMGQLEHDDLKWAMENRVEFFVFDFHRLEHTIKVAQECNLKARIHIEVETGMNRTGFSMQDLPEVLHLLKTNGEALEMKGLCTHFAGAESIVNEERVLKQQQVFKKALELCEEMGCMPDYVHAACSAATVRYPDMQFNMVRIGIMQYGFWPTKEVYVEYLRERSQPEYNPLQRVISWKTYVMSIKKVKEGEYIGYGDSFLAQRDMKLAIIPIGYGYGYSRSLSNQGKMLIGGKFVPVIGTVNMNCATVDITEVENVQIGDEVVLIGQQGEQELTIASFAELSEQVNYEMLTRLPRNIPRIIQE from the coding sequence ATGACATTTTCAGCAAGCGAATATCGGGATACAGAAAATTCAGCAACCTCTATGCACTCGTCAAAAATTTACTTAAACAAGCAAGCACTGGAACGCAACATCAGCTTCCTTAAGAAAATCATCAAGAAAGGTGTGAACATTTCTTCGGTCATAAAAGGAAATGCATATGGACATGGCATTAAACATTTTGTCCCTATGGCAATGGAAGCTGGTATCAATCATTTCTCTGTTTTTAGTGCTGAAGAAGCTCAGCAAGCTCTTAATGCGGCCATTTCTCCTGTTACAGTAATGATTATGGGGCAATTGGAACATGATGACTTGAAATGGGCTATGGAAAACAGAGTAGAGTTTTTTGTTTTTGATTTCCATAGATTAGAACATACGATCAAGGTTGCTCAGGAATGTAATTTGAAAGCCCGTATTCATATAGAAGTAGAAACAGGTATGAACCGTACAGGGTTCAGTATGCAGGACTTACCTGAGGTACTTCACCTGCTCAAGACGAATGGAGAGGCACTGGAAATGAAGGGACTTTGTACACATTTCGCAGGAGCTGAAAGCATTGTAAACGAAGAGCGGGTACTGAAGCAACAACAGGTTTTCAAAAAAGCACTTGAGCTTTGCGAAGAAATGGGTTGCATGCCCGATTATGTCCATGCAGCCTGTAGTGCCGCTACAGTAAGGTACCCCGATATGCAATTCAATATGGTCAGAATTGGCATTATGCAATATGGTTTCTGGCCTACCAAAGAGGTTTACGTTGAGTACCTAAGAGAGCGATCACAGCCTGAATACAATCCATTACAGCGGGTAATTTCATGGAAAACCTATGTGATGTCGATTAAAAAGGTCAAAGAAGGCGAATATATTGGCTACGGAGACTCTTTCCTTGCTCAAAGAGATATGAAGTTGGCCATTATCCCGATAGGATATGGATACGGATACAGCAGGTCTCTCAGTAATCAGGGTAAAATGCTGATAGGCGGGAAGTTTGTCCCTGTAATAGGAACAGTGAACATGAACTGTGCGACTGTAGATATTACAGAGGTTGAAAATGTTCAGATCGGAGATGAGGTTGTACTGATTGGGCAGCAAGGGGAACAGGAACTTACAATTGCTTCTTTTGCAGAACTCAGTGAACAAGTCAATTATGAAATGCTGACACGATTGCCCCGAAATATCCCTCGTATAATTCAGGAATAA
- a CDS encoding TlpA family protein disulfide reductase: MNKKNIIAGLIALSACGCTQIKQETPVQEAIISGYVDTDKLQSARVYRVDYESALDASYIEVDIKDKQFKFSLPVNPNGEILTYRGAPVFVQPGDSVHLEFNPYNKEKSITFSGNHAELNESLLNMPPSSGFNSGKLYESMKSGATLQEVSFTYDSLVKVANNQYAKLNNVPAVAQEFVEQNNKAAKAYFMSIYTYYNKDVDLSPFFLRLRKDLVSSDFLDFVMFRNVGEFLTRNDNKKLIGGEEINEHYYILNRVKTARSNIKYMLSEKSVAFVDSIMALLPTEYASLLKEDYDKSMETYRKLGKGAEAPLFSALTAEGQKRSLSDFKGKVVYIDVWATWCGPCRFEAPHFEKLAEEFKDNPNVTFLTVSIDEQTEREKWIKMIAKKKYGEHLLVSNAWKNEIVTEYKINGIPRFILIDQNGKIISADAPRPSNPDEVKSLIESALNLS, from the coding sequence ATGAACAAGAAAAACATCATAGCAGGATTGATCGCATTATCAGCATGCGGATGTACACAAATCAAGCAAGAGACTCCTGTACAGGAAGCCATCATTTCCGGCTATGTAGATACCGATAAATTACAAAGCGCAAGAGTTTACCGAGTTGATTATGAGTCAGCTTTGGATGCGTCTTATATTGAGGTCGATATAAAGGACAAGCAATTTAAGTTCTCCTTGCCGGTCAATCCTAATGGGGAAATACTGACCTATAGAGGAGCTCCTGTTTTTGTGCAGCCAGGTGATAGTGTACACCTTGAATTTAATCCATACAACAAGGAGAAGTCTATCACATTTTCAGGGAACCACGCAGAGCTGAATGAGAGCTTGCTGAATATGCCTCCTTCATCAGGGTTCAATTCAGGCAAATTGTATGAGTCAATGAAATCAGGGGCAACATTGCAGGAAGTTTCTTTCACCTATGACTCATTGGTAAAGGTTGCAAATAATCAGTATGCAAAGCTGAATAATGTACCTGCTGTAGCACAGGAATTTGTAGAGCAGAATAACAAGGCAGCAAAAGCCTATTTTATGTCTATCTACACCTACTACAATAAGGACGTAGATCTATCTCCATTCTTTTTGCGACTCAGAAAAGACTTGGTCAGTAGCGATTTTCTGGATTTCGTAATGTTCAGAAATGTAGGAGAGTTCTTGACAAGAAATGATAATAAAAAGTTGATAGGAGGAGAGGAGATCAATGAACATTACTATATCCTGAACCGTGTAAAAACTGCTCGCTCCAACATCAAGTATATGCTATCCGAAAAAAGCGTAGCATTTGTGGATTCCATAATGGCATTGCTACCAACGGAGTATGCTTCCTTGCTGAAAGAGGATTATGATAAAAGCATGGAAACGTACCGAAAGTTGGGCAAAGGAGCAGAGGCACCTTTATTCAGTGCTTTAACAGCAGAAGGACAAAAAAGATCACTTTCAGATTTTAAAGGAAAAGTCGTCTATATTGATGTATGGGCTACATGGTGTGGACCTTGCCGCTTTGAAGCCCCTCACTTTGAAAAATTGGCAGAAGAATTCAAGGATAATCCAAACGTCACATTTCTGACTGTTTCAATTGATGAACAAACTGAACGGGAAAAATGGATTAAGATGATTGCCAAGAAGAAATACGGGGAACATCTGCTTGTCAGCAATGCCTGGAAAAATGAAATTGTCACGGAATACAAGATCAATGGAATCCCAAGATTTATACTGATCGACCAAAATGGCAAAATCATCAGTGCTGATGCTCCTAGACCATCAAACCCAGATGAGGTGAAATCACTGATTGAATCAGCCTTAAATTTATCGTAG
- a CDS encoding amidohydrolase, translating into MNPELINKLTLFRRELHQNPEVSENEWKTRDRVAEYLRLNSEAEIIPIGITGLAAIFDSGIDGETIMLRAELDALPIQEVNDFSYRSINNGVSHKCGHDGHTTILCGVAEMLSKEPISKGKVILLFQPAEENGEGAKQVYPDFEKKGLLPDKVFALHNLPGYPAHQIVVKNGSFTPAVKSIIITLDGKTSHAAEPENGLNPAAAMSEVFLNTIALSNNNPDSDDFRLVTPVFAEMGEKAHGISAGKAEVHLTFRSWTTSATEQLALEIEAVSKQAADKYGLTVNFSYLQEFDANMNNQLAVDMIRNAATELELDILEKNYPFKWGEDFGYFTTRHDGAMFGLGAGENVPALHNPDYDFPDEVIKTAVLLFMKIVNLL; encoded by the coding sequence ATGAATCCAGAACTAATCAACAAACTCACCTTATTTAGAAGAGAACTTCACCAGAATCCAGAAGTTTCTGAAAATGAATGGAAAACAAGGGATCGGGTAGCTGAATACCTCAGGCTAAATTCTGAAGCTGAGATTATCCCTATTGGTATCACGGGACTTGCTGCCATTTTTGACAGTGGCATTGATGGGGAAACCATTATGTTGCGAGCAGAACTAGATGCCCTACCTATTCAAGAGGTAAATGACTTTTCATACCGTTCCATCAATAATGGTGTCTCTCATAAATGTGGTCATGATGGACACACTACGATTCTTTGTGGTGTTGCAGAGATGTTGAGCAAAGAACCGATTTCAAAAGGAAAAGTAATTCTTTTGTTTCAGCCTGCCGAAGAAAATGGAGAAGGAGCCAAACAAGTTTATCCTGATTTTGAAAAGAAAGGGTTGTTGCCTGACAAGGTATTTGCACTACATAATTTACCAGGCTACCCAGCCCATCAGATAGTAGTGAAAAATGGGAGTTTTACACCAGCTGTCAAAAGTATTATCATCACGCTTGATGGAAAGACATCCCATGCAGCTGAACCTGAAAATGGACTTAACCCTGCAGCTGCAATGTCAGAGGTCTTTCTGAATACGATAGCGCTCAGTAATAATAACCCTGATTCAGATGACTTCAGGTTGGTGACTCCTGTATTCGCTGAGATGGGAGAGAAGGCACATGGCATTTCTGCCGGCAAAGCCGAAGTTCACCTGACCTTCCGTTCTTGGACAACCTCTGCGACAGAACAATTAGCCTTGGAGATCGAAGCTGTATCAAAGCAAGCAGCAGACAAATATGGATTGACTGTCAATTTTTCATACCTACAGGAGTTTGATGCCAATATGAATAATCAGTTGGCAGTGGATATGATCAGAAATGCGGCAACAGAGTTGGAATTGGATATTCTGGAGAAAAACTATCCTTTCAAATGGGGTGAAGACTTCGGTTACTTTACAACCCGACATGATGGTGCCATGTTTGGATTAGGTGCTGGAGAAAATGTGCCTGCCTTGCATAATCCAGATTATGATTTTCCTGATGAAGTCATTAAAACGGCTGTATTATTATTCATGAAAATTGTAAATTTATTATAA